The segment GTCTGTGGAAGAACACCCCAATGCCAGGATCAATGTAGTTTAGTGGATCTTAAAAGTCTTTGTTCTAAAAAGGGATTAAAAAATAAAGCAGAACCTCTCTCGTTAGTGTTGATCAAATTATGAAGAGCAAGCACACTTCTGATGAGGGACGAAAGATATATGACCAACATCATATCATTTGTTTTCACTGAAAATAAGAAACATATCAATTATTTCATTAAAGATAAAGCTTAATTAATTACTAGTTGaataagatttaaaaaaaaatctaactgCCTTTACCTGCAAAAGCTTTAATTAATTCGGACACATTTAGATTAGGAAGTAGGTTGAAAACATCCTGCAGAAGTTTAGTAACATGTCACAATGTGATGCAAAATCATTTCTACTTGGAAGAGAAGCAAGAAACAACATTCTCCGAGTCAAACAACTTGAAAATTATATCATGGGCCAAAACAACACCAACACACCACTTATTCAATCATTATGAAATAAGGTAACAATAACTAATAAACAAAGACCATAACGAACTAAACATTCATCAACAATAACACCAAAAGGAAAAACTTAGTAAATTAACGGTAATGACAATAGTCACGGATCACTTTTAATCATGCATCCAAACCCTTCAAAGCAGAAAGTTTTTCAGTGACCTGAAGGAACATGCACAAACACCTTCTGGATTTTTTGTGTAACGTTCTGCATGTGATGAATAAAAATCTTAAGAAAACTATTTTTTCCCAATATTGTTGCTCCCTTTTGAAAGTAGAAAACATAGAAACATGTCAAATATATCATAAACATACCTCTTTAACCTCCTCAACCGCATAATAGGCTTTAGTGGGTATCCCAAGCTCTTTCGGCTGGACGTCGATAATGACTAACACAGGAGTTGGCATGTAGCTGCGTAACAAgaagaaaaatcaaatattacGAAATATAGACGAAAATCATTGTATTACAAAAGAAAATACCATGATATACCGTGACTCATAAAACAAAAAGGTGCATTGAAAAACACAGGTGTGGTAAAAGAAAACAATTGGTTCTGATAAGTTAGGGAAAGATGATGCACATGCAAAAAGTTTGAATTAGCTACTGTTCAAGATCAGATCATAGGTGAAAGGGTAGAATAAAGTCAAAAGCATCTGAATAATATATTGTTTTTAAGGACATCGAAATAAAACTTATAAAAAGTAAGGAAAAGTGGGAGTATATTGTTATCCAAACACAGTGCAACAAGTCAGTCGTGTCATCAATCAGAAACACAACGAAAATTCCCGAGCTACCCAGAGTAATATATTTCTTATATTGGACTGTTAGCTCCAAAAGATGAatcaatttataaaaatatgttGAGGTTAATCACATGAGCAAACAATGAGAAAGCATCCTTGGCAAGATTATAACATTTTGGGAGAAAGCAACCACTGTAGAAGAAATACCATAGTACAGGAGGTCCAAGTGCATTATTTCCAAGACCAAAGAAGCATTATTCCATGAaaacaaaattatataaaaattaaaatatggatTAGTTCAAAATTGACCTTGAAATAATAAGAAAAAGGAAATATGAGAGAAGCCAGTTGTGCGTCTCAAAAAAGGTCAAATTGGGAATCACCCGACACAGTTTAATGGACATATCAACATCTTCATGTCCCAAGTCCATTGGAGCTGAGCagaagaaaataatatttttatcttaaCAGTTTGATGCATATgatcaaatgaaaaataaaagaaaacaacTGTACTGTTTGAGCATTACCCGCCATCCAAATGTTCCTTAAATATGCCATCAAATGCACGGCACATTtccaaaattttgtacaattgtgCCTATAGATAGACATAAAACTCTTAAAACTAAAAACAGTTCTAGAACCTTATCATGATCACTTTCAGCAatttattaagaaaaacattacCCCACCATCAGTTGCAATGGGCCTGCCAATACAGTCCAACTCTGCATTGAGTACATCAATAGTTTTATTTATCAAGGCAATAATGCAGGGAATGCGCTGCCTTATAACAGTATCCAAATGCTAATGCagccaaaatatatatatatatatatatatatatatatatatatatatatatatatatatatatatatatatatatatatattgtcaaAGAGTATTTGATAGCCCAGCCAATAGCGAAATGGTTGCATTTTCATAGAATAATCAAGCTAAAAAAATAGAGTTCAGCCTGGGGTTAACCTACCTGAGACAAAAGCTTTGCCAGATATTCTGATCTCATTTTGTGAGCAAGATGCCCATATTCTGGGCTTGATTCAAAATATTCCCTTTCTTTTTGGCGAGAAGAATTCATGTCAACAttcttattgatatcagcttgtgAACGGTTCACTATTCCAAACCATGGATGTTGGAGCCCGTACGCTCTACCCTCGAGTACCTAACAAAgtccaaattaaattttaaagttaAATAAAGGAAACATTGCAGAGCATGAAAAATTAGAAAGCAAATGTATTATGGTTCAATAAGATTGATATTCAGTAAATTTCAATGCCAAGTGCATTCTAAGACTACTAATATATCTAACTATGAATTGGTAGAAACTTCAACTTGTATACTTCTCGTGTCGGCACCTTTGACAGCGCATCCTGATCACGCAAGGTTGAAGCAGAAAGAGTTAGCTGCACATCATTCAAAAACAGTAAGGGTGCTAACTTCAAAGGACTCATTAACAAGAAACCAAAGatactaaaaaaaaaacctatcCTTAACAAGACTTCTGCatgtcatgcatccattgttgTCATATGAATCATAACTCACCATTCACATAGGGAGAAAAAAATGGATCTCCATGAACTCATCAATGTCTTTGCCATCACAGGATATCTACTTCATCGAGCCATAAAATCACCCTTAGTTAGATGAGCCATTTAtaataagaaaaatttattaaacttcaattgaacaagtacaaattttcatctttttttggGGCTGGTACCATCATGGTTACAATTGTCATACTTCAACTTAATCTACACCCTATCATTTATATTAGCAAGAAATATTTGAGAATCTTAGCATGTGTTTGTGTCCATGATTAATTAGCGTCTAAAAACACAAATTAGAATTTTTCATGAACCTATTGCAATGTCAGCCTTTT is part of the Henckelia pumila isolate YLH828 unplaced genomic scaffold, ASM3356847v2 CTG_358:::fragment_2:::debris, whole genome shotgun sequence genome and harbors:
- the LOC140871062 gene encoding uncharacterized protein isoform X5, which produces MNSSRQKEREYFESSPEYGHLAHKMRSEYLAKLLSQSWTVLAGPLQLMVGHNCTKFWKCAVHLMAYLRNIWMAAPMDLGHEDVDMSIKLCRVIPNLTFFETHNWLLSYFLFLIISSYMPTPVLVIIDVQPKELGIPTKAYYAVEEVKEDVFNLLPNLNVSELIKAFAVKTNDMMLVIYLSSLIRSVLALHNLINTNERGSALFFNPFLEQRLLRSTKLH
- the LOC140871062 gene encoding uncharacterized protein isoform X2; translated protein: MLTLSASTLRDQDALSKVLEGRAYGLQHPWFGIVNRSQADINKNVDMNSSRQKEREYFESSPEYGHLAHKMRSEYLAKLLSQSWTVLAGPLQLMVGHNCTKFWKCAVHLMAYLRNIWMAAPMDLGHEDVDMSIKLCRVIPNLTFFETHNWLLSYFLFLIISSYMPTPVLVIIDVQPKELGIPTKAYYAVEEVKEDVFNLLPNLNVSELIKAFAVKTNDMMLVIYLSSLIRSVLALHNLINTNERGSALFFNPFLEQRLLRSTKLH
- the LOC140871062 gene encoding uncharacterized protein isoform X1 gives rise to the protein MLTLSASTLRDQDALSKVPTREVLEGRAYGLQHPWFGIVNRSQADINKNVDMNSSRQKEREYFESSPEYGHLAHKMRSEYLAKLLSQSWTVLAGPLQLMVGHNCTKFWKCAVHLMAYLRNIWMAAPMDLGHEDVDMSIKLCRVIPNLTFFETHNWLLSYFLFLIISSYMPTPVLVIIDVQPKELGIPTKAYYAVEEVKEDVFNLLPNLNVSELIKAFAVKTNDMMLVIYLSSLIRSVLALHNLINTNERGSALFFNPFLEQRLLRSTKLH
- the LOC140871062 gene encoding uncharacterized protein isoform X3, whose translation is MLTLSASTLRDQDALSKVPTREVLEGRAYGLQHPWFGIVNRSQADINKNVDMNSSRQKEREYFESSPEYGHLAHKMRSEYLAKLLSQSWTVLAGPLQLMVGHNCTKFWKCAVHLMAYLRNIWMAAPMDLGHEDVDMSIKLCRVIPNLTFFETHNWLLSYFLFLIISSYMPTPVLVIIDVQPKELGIPTKAYYAVEEVKEDVFNLLPNLNVSELIKAFAVKTNDMMLVIYLSSLIRSVLALHNLINTNERDF
- the LOC140871062 gene encoding uncharacterized protein isoform X4, giving the protein MLTLSASTLRDQDALSKVPTREVLEGRAYGLQHPWFGIVNRSQADINKNVDMNSSRQKEREYFESSPEYGHLAHKMRSEYLAKLLSQSWTVLAGPLQLMAQLYKILEMCRAFDGIFKEHLDGGYMPTPVLVIIDVQPKELGIPTKAYYAVEEVKEDVFNLLPNLNVSELIKAFAVKTNDMMLVIYLSSLIRSVLALHNLINTNERGSALFFNPFLEQRLLRSTKLH